The DNA segment CCCCCCTCTGCCCGCCCTCCCTGTCGAGTTCCTCCTACAACTCCACTTAATGGGGGTCCTGGCTCCCTTCCCCCAGAACCACCCCCAGCTTCCCAGGCTTTCCCCACTCTAGCAGGCCCTGGGGGGCTTTTCCCACCAAGGCTTCCTGACCCAGTCCCTTCTGGGGGCAGTAGCAGCCCCCGTTTCCTCCCAAGGGGCAATGCCCCCTCTCCAGCCCCACCTCCTCCACCTGCTATCAGCCTCAATGCTCCCTCATACAACTGGGGAGCTGCCCTCAGATCCAGCCTGGTACCCTCTGACCTGGGCTCTCCTCCGGCCCCTCATGCTTCCTCCTCACCACCTTCAGACCCTCCTCTCTTCCACTGTAGTGATGCCTTAacaccccctcccctgcccccgaGCAATAATCTTCCCGCCCACCCTGGTCCTGCCACTCAGCCACCAGTGTCTTCAGCCACTATGCACCTGCCCCTGGTCTTGGGGCCCCTGGGAGGGGCCCCCACGGTGGAGGGGCCTGGGGCACCCCCCTTCCTTGCTAGCAGCCTACTCTCTGCAGCAGCCAAGGCACAGCATCCCCCACTACCCCCTCCCAGCACTTTACAGGGCCGAAGGCCCCGTGCCCCGGTGCCCTCAGCTTCCCACTCCTCATCACTTCGTCCCTCTCAGCGTCGTCCCCGCAGACCCCCTACTGTATTTCGATTGCTAGAAGGGAGAGGCCCTCAAACCCCTAGACGGAGCCGTCCTCGGGCCCCTGCTCCTGTCCCCCAACCCTTTTCTCTCCCAGAGCCATCCCAACCAATTCTCCCTTCTGTGCTGTCCCTGCTGGgactccccacccctggcccttcCCACTCTGATGGAAGCTTTAACCTTTTGGGGTCAGATGCAcaccttcctcctcccccaaccctctCCTCAGGgagccctccccagcccaggCACCCTATCCAGTCCTCCCTGCCTGGGACCACCAGTGGCAGCCTCAGCAGTGTGCCAGGTATGTGAGTGTTGTGGAGCCCTTCCTCATCCTGGATGGAAAGAGGCAGCCAAGGCATTTAGGGGAATGTTCAGAGAGCTCTTTGAGGGTTTTCtgggttgggggcagggaggtTGGCTTCTTTGGATGCTGGGAGAAAGGGCCTCCCTTGAGCTGAATTTCTCTCCTCTTTTACAGGTGCCCCTGCCCCACCAGCTGCCTCCAAAGCCCCGGTAGTCCCCAGCCCTGTGCTTCAAAGCCCATCCGAAGGGCTGGGGATGGGGGCGGGCCCGGCCTGCCCTCTGCCTCCCCTGGCTGGTGGAGAGGctttccctttccccagcccaGAGCAGGGCCTGGCACTGAGTGGAGCTGGCTTCCCTGGGATGCTTGGGGCCTTGCCTCTCCCTCTGAGTCTGGGgcagcctccaccttctccaTTGCTCAACCACAGTTTATTTGGTGTGCTGGCTGGGGGAGGAGGACAGCCTCCTCCTGAGCCCCTGCTACCCCCACCAGGAGGACCTGGTCCTCCCCTAGCCCCAGGAGAGCCTGAAGGGCCTTCGCTTTTGGTGGCTTCCTTGCTTCCTCCACCACCCTCAGACCTTCTTCCACCTCCTTCAGCACCTCCCAGCAACCTCCTTGCCTCTTTCCTGCCCCTGTTGGCTCTGGGCCCCAcagctggggatggggagggatcTGCAGAGGGAGCCGGGGGTCCAAGTGGGGAGCCATTTTCAGGCTTGGGAGACCTGTCGCCCCTACTTTTCCCCCCACTTTCAGCCCCCCCTACCCTCATAGCTTTAAATTCTGCGCTGCTGGCTGCCAGCCTGGATCCCCCCTCGGGGACACCCCCCCAGGTGAGGATGGgggtgagtagctgggacagaaCACAATGTAGAATGAGAGATGGGAGCTGGGAATCAAAAGCTTTCAGTTTCATTCCTGAGCTCTTCCTTGGGGCCTTTGGGGAGGCCTTAGTTCTTGGCTGGGGGTAGGATGACTACAAGAATTGTGTCTGTATTTAATAAGCATGGCTTATCTCATTTGAGGCTTCAGTCAGATAGTGGATGTGAAAGCACTATAAATCTGTTGAGTATTTTACACACGTGTTagaatcattcttttttcttagcCCTGTGTCCTGAGTGCCCCCCAACCTGGACCACCTACCTCCAGTGTCACCACGGCAACTACTGACCCGGGAGCCTCCTCTCTGGGCAAGGCCCCCTCCAACTCAGGGAGACCCCCCCAACTCCTTAGCCCTCTGCTGGGTGCCAGCCTGCTGGGTGAGTCTGAGGGAGTGTGAATTCACACTCTTGGTGTGAAAAAGCAGCCGTAAAACTTGGGAGTAGTGGCTGAATAAATTGGGGAAGAAAGTCTTTGGCCACTGGATAAAGCCTAAAGAGAATAGTAGGGTCTGCTCAGCCTAATTGGTTTGCCTAGGGAGAGACCCCTGACTATAATTTCTCAACAGGTGACCTGTCTTCGCTGACCAGCAGCCCTGGAGCCCTCCCTGGCCTGTTGCAGCCTCCTGGCTCTCTTCTCTCTGGCCAGTTGGGGCTGCAGCTCCTCCCTGGGGGGGGAGCTCCTCCACCCCTCTCAGAGGCTTCTAGTCCCCTAGCCTGCCTGCTACAGAGTCTCCAGGTGAGGGTGTGGGCATGTGTTTGTCAGGGAGATAATTTTTTCTCAAACTGGAAATTTAGGGCTTTCTGAGTTATAGCAGAAGAGGGACCGTATTTGGGATTGACTGAGAACTTATTTTTTGCCAGCAGATCCCTCCAGAGCAGCCAGAAGCCCCCTGTCTACCCCCTGAGAGCCCCGCCTCAGCCCTCGAACCAGAGCCTGCCCGGCCTCCCCTCAGTGCCTTAGCCCCACCCCACGGTTCTCCCGACCCCCCAGTCCCTGAGCTGCTCACTGGGAGGGGGTCAGGGAAACGGGGccggaggggaggagggggactTAGGGGCATTAATGGTGAGGCCAGGCCAGCCCGGGGCCGAAAGCCTGGCAGCCGGCGGGAGCCTGGCCGACTGGCCCTCAAATGGGGGACACGTGGTGGCTTCAATGGACAAATGGAAAGGTCCCCAAGAAGAACCCACCACTGGCAGCATAATGGGGAGCTGGCTGAAGGGGGTGCTGAGCCCAAGGATCCACCCCCTCCTGGGCCCCATTCTGAGGACCTTAAGGTGAGTGCAGAGTGCTGGCAGTCTGGGCTCAGGGGCTCTGAGGAAGGGCTGGGGCTGTGGTACCTTTTTCGAAATTTCCCACACACACAGTCCATCTTTTCTCAGGTGCCCCCGGGAGTAGTCAGAAAGTCTCGTCGTGGCCGTAGGAGAAAATACAAGTGAGTGATGGGCCTACTATAGTGCTGGCCTTTGCCTACTTCTTTTTGGTTTGGACAGTTCTAATGTCCAAATAGTGGCTTGGTTTTCAAAAGGGCAGATACTTATTTGAATATGAGTAAGGATATTATGCCTTTACTATCCAAATGTAAAAAGTTTCCCACCCAAACTTCTGAAATTCACCTGGTGCTTGGGAGCTGTTGCTGATCATCTGTGCCCCTTATTGCAGCCCTACGCGGAACAGCAATAGTTCCCGCCAGGACATTACCTTGGAACCCAGCCCTACAGCCCGAGTAAGTGTGTGTTTGGGTGGGTGGGTGTATGGGTAGGGTGTAAGCGATGAGGCAACAGAAGTAAAGGAGGGTTAGAGGGAGTGGGGAGAAAAGACGACTTCCTGATACCTAGCAATTGACCACTTCTTTCAACTTCTCCTCTGGTATTAGGCGGCTGTCCCTCTGCCTCCCCGGGCCCGCCCTGGCCGTCCTGCCAAAAACAAGAGGAGGAAACTGGCCCCATAGCAGCCATACCTGGAGCTGGATCTAACCCTGATTGGGGAGAGCTGAGTGCTGAGCCTTGGGAGCCCCTGCCAGCCACCTGCACCTGTGGACAGTGGGTGGGGGCACTACTCCCCACTCAGAGCACAAATGCAACTCCTTCCCTACAATCCCATCCTGAGCCATTGCAGGGGGCAGGGAAGTTCACCCCCTCCCCCCCAAGCCATGTCACTGAAAAGGCCTGGGGGGGGATGGTATGTGGCCCTTTCCCCACCAGGCGCTAAGGGGAACACCCCCTTCCCCAggtcttttatttgtttaagttatttttgCACAAATGactcttttatatttaattcGATTTCATTGCCTCCCTTCTTAAAGCCAACAGGCTCAGTTTACAAACCTGTGAGCTACTGTTGGCTGCTGCCCTCCTTCCCAGTGAAAGGTACAAAGCAATAAGCATCATGCATCCTCCCCTTACCCCTCCAACACCCCTCTGCCTCTGGCTCAGGTTGCTCAAAGCACAGATCCCCTCTTACCCCTGTCCCCAGGTTTGAAACACATAGCCTCATTTCAAGGTGTAGCCAGGTTCCCCCCACTTTCCTCTGGGATATAAAAAAGGGGGTAAGGGGGCAAAGAGAGCCCTCTGGGCCTCTCCTCCCATACACACTACACTGCCCCTTCTCCCCCCATCAAAACGCTCAGAGACGTTGTGATGATGCGACTGAGGATTATGCAACGTGGTCCAACCGGAGCGGCCAGCATGACCAGCTGTCCAGGGGCTGCCTCCtgccttttcttttgtaaagacaAGACCCTTGGGagttttaattctgttttgtaCTTGCCCTATGGGGCCTCCACTGCTTTTCTATGGGAGACACTCTTAATTTAACAGATGAGAATATTTTGAAcctctggctctggctctgtactcattttttatttagttctttggtAAGAACAGGTTACAATTTAAATCCATCTGTTGTAGTATAGAGTGGCTTAGACTGCCTGTTATGATGAATGCCTATGTCCTAGTGCTGCTTCCTCCCCAGGAAACACAGCAGAGGCCACACAGAGTACAACAGCATTTAATGGTCAGAAAGAGTTGTACAGTATTAGAGTCAGCCACAGAAGCTGTGTTGGAGGACAAGACCCAATCCTTCCCCACACCAGGCAAAGCAATATTGGACATGAGCTGGCATGTGACTGGGCCCACGTCCTTATCCCCCAGGCCTGAGGGGAGACCACCTTCTAATAACCCCTAGCTACCACTCTATTCATCAGGGGAGGGGTGTAAACCCCACATGCAAGAAGAACCCTTGCCCCCAGTGTCAAATGGGATGGGGATGCTAGAGTTACAGTAAAGGGGAAACCCTATGTAAGCTGTTAACAGTTCACAGGGGTAGGGATTACCCCTGTTCTCCAGCTCCCAAATGTGCTCACTTTCCCAGCTTCTTCATCCGTTCATCAATGCTGGCAAAGTTCCCCTCAACTGTGGCCAGGTTTTCACGCATGGTTGTCTGCACCTACAAAGTGGTAGAGAGGTTTTACTCTTTGTCAGGTCCAGATGCTTAACTGGATGAGGACCTGAAGGAATTCTCTGAGAGAAGACAAGAAATGGAAGCAGTTTGTGGGCCACAGAGGGGGGATGTTTATAGCACCAATTTTCAAGCTACCCTTAAGAGTACCACAGACCAAGCTCTAGGTGTGCCAAGCAGGCAGGACTCTTGAGAATTCCCATCCTGACTTCAACcagaacagttttttaaaatgttttatgcaaTGAGAGCTAAATAAGATTTTGTTGAAATGAGCGTTTCACTAGTTCAaaatgttagaaaactgctctgGAGGAAGAGGATGTTATTCTAAgtccttatatattttttcatttatctcagtGATCCTGTGATTGATGCTGGTCTCTCGACTTTAATGCTCCTTCCAGCACTGAGAATAGTGCCTCCAACAGAAATTGTGGACttgcggccaggtgcggtggctcacacctgtaatcccagcactttgggaggccgaggcaggtggatcacttgaggtcaggagtttgagaccaccctggacaacatggtgaaaccccatctctactaaaaagaaacaaaaattaggtgtggtggcgtgtgcctgtaatcccagctactcaataggctgagtcaggagaatcgcttgagcctgggaggtggaggctgcagtgagctgaaatcgcgccactgcactccagcctgggcaacagagcgaaactcttatcttaaaaataaaaaataaaataataaaaagaaattgtggacttgctgtgtgccaggcattacTAAAAGAATGAAGGAACTAGGTGAGGCTCATTGTCCAAGGTCAGAAAGGAAGCAACAGAACCAGATTAGGGCCTGACTTCTAACTTCAAAGCCCCGATTCCTTCCAGTGTACTGTGCTTATCAGGGAGAGTAAAGCTGAGACGACAGAGGGAAAGAGTGGGGTTTTATAAGAAAACATGTTCACTAGCCCCTAACAATTTGCCTATATTATTTCACCTCATCTACATAACTCTGAGGGAGGTATAATTTCCCAAATGGAAAGATGGAGGTTCATAGGTTAAATAAGTTGTCGAAGGGCCTTCACATTGAAAACAGGATGGAGACTCCAGACCAACCCCCTGCCACACCACCATGCTACAAAATAGGCTACAGCAGAACCCTGTAACACTAGAGAACGTAGTTTGTACATGCTAGAAAAAGGAGGCAGATCAACAAAGGGGCACACACCTGGGTCAAGAGGGTGGTATTGTCCTTCAGGGAATTAGCAATCATCTGCTGGGTGGTATCCAAATGTGTCAGGAGCTGACCAAACTGCATGGCTACAAAAGTAAGAAAAGTATGGTTGAGACTAGAATCCAAGACGAAGGAGGGGACCAAAAGTTGCCCATTTTTCAACTTCTCTTAGCACTCCTCGCAGCTGGCCTCCCACCTTGCTCGTGCAGCTGCTTGATGGTGACAAGTCTCTGCACCAGCTCAGGGAGGGTGGAGGCAATGGGGCTCCAGCGCTGTATAGTTTCATATAGCTGGTGCACCTGAAGGGACACAATAGGGCCCACAGGGGATGACTGAGGCAGCCAGGTCAGTAAGCACAGGCTGCTACTTCACCATAGTGGGGAAAAGGATCAAGTGGGCAGAGGGAAGCACTGCCCTGACATTGCCAGCTGATAAGAGCTTATGAAGATGGGGACCTGAGGAGTCAGTGTGTTCTCATGCTTTGACACTGCCACTCGGAGAACCTGAGGGAGTGGAAAGGAGATGGGAAAGGTGTCTTCCTGACCTTGCTTTGTGTATCTGCATCTTCCACAGAGGCTTTATGCTTGGCAATCTCGTTCACCTTTCCCAGGACACTCTGAAAACACAGATTTTAAGGTTGATAGGGCATCCAGGGCTTCCAAAGTCCCAAGCTATCCATAATTTAATTTTCCCTCCATTTAATACCTGTAGCCGAGCCTCTACTTGATCCAAAACTGCAAGGTCCAGGGCGCTCACCTTTGCTTGCAACAGCTCTACAGTCTCCTGGGGATGAGAGTTGGGACAAGCATCATGAAGAGGAAAGGATCAGACTAGGAAGAGGCCTCCCATATTCCACTAAATTAATACATAGCTACAAACTCAAAAATAATCCTCAAAGCAAACTCAAAACCAATTATCCCCTCTGTAATCCAAACACTCCAGTTTCTTCCAAACTCACCATGAGACAGGCTCCCTGTAGACCTGCAGAAAGGGGATTCTggtgggaaagggagggaagaagtcAGTGGTCCTTGTATCTCCATGATTATCATCTTCTCCCATCTTTCCTGGTTCTAGCTGGGAACCCACTAGCTGATCCCTGTAACTGAAGCCCTTTGATGACTCCTCCCAGGCTTATGTGGAATGTCGTAGACCTTAAGGCCTAGAGTTGCAGGATCTAAGGCTCAGATTATGTACAGGAGAACACCTGACCTGAGCATCCTGATCACAACGTACAGCTGCCTCCAGCTCTGTCAGGCGCTTTTCAAGTTCTGCGACCTAGTGGGAGGAAGGAGGTGAGATTTGCCATCTGCTTCCCTGCTGCTGCAGTGGGAGGAATACGATCCTGTTCTACTCTGCATGCCACTTGCCACCCCAAGGAACTCCTTTCCCTGGAACACATACCTAGCCACAATCTTAAAATCTTAACCGAAGGTAGATGGGCAAGGGAAACATAGAGAATGAAGCCAGGTAAAgccgctcacgcctgtaatccccccactttgggaggccgaggtgggcggatcatgaggtcaggagatggagaccattctggctaacacggtgaaaccccatctccactaaaaatacaaaaaattaacccagcgtggtggtgggcgcctgtagtcccagctactcgggaggctgaggcaggagaatggtgtgaaccccggaggcagagcttgcagtgagctgagatagcaccactgcacaccaatctgggcaacagagcaagactgtgtcttgggaaaaaaaaaaaaaaaagaaagaaaagaaagaaacatacagAATGAGGAATCAGAAGAGGAATCAAGAGGAATCAGAGGAATCAGAAGCCTTCCCAGCACTCTCTCCTTGGAGAGAGACAGGAAAATCTCTAGGGCCACGTCTCCCCTTGGCTTCCCAACCAACGCTGTATCCACACTTACTTTGGCAGCTTGAGAGAACTTGTCCTGCTCAGGCCGAGAGTGTAGTTCATAAGTGACAAGGCTGCTATCTGGGGGGATCCCAGTGGTTTTTCCCCCTGAGCCACCTTTGCTGTTCTTCGTTGCTTCCAGCTGCAGCAGTAGGCGCCTAGTTAGGAGACCGAGTAATAATATCATGACTGGAAGGAGGAGGGTCAGTCACTCTCCCTCACTTTTGGCTCATAATCAGCATTAAGAAACATCTAGGCCACTTCTTGGCCACTTAGCACCCCTGTCAGTAGCTGGCTGAATCCATCCACAACCCCAATCAGCAATGATTTTTCAACAAAGTAGGGTACCCACTTAGCCAGGGCGCCATCAGGGTCGGTAAGGTTGATTGCAGCATCTGGTCCCAGCAGCTTCTCCAGGTGGGAAGCAaccagctgctgcttcagggctGCCAGCTGTTTAGCCAGCACCACAGGGGTCAGCTTCTCCTCTGTGGCTGACTCCTTCACTGTCGTCTAGTGTGAAAAAAGGTAGAATCGGGGGATGGCAAGAATgaatcaaaaagcaaaaaaacaggTCAAGCCCTTTACAGGTAGTTGTAGCTGGAGGTCACTGGGATGGTTTTTAGCATGACAGACTGCCCACCTGTATGTTGCACTGCATACAGATGGATGCATATTTCTAAACTCTGGAAACCTTAGCCCCTTTATCAATGAGCTTAAGGaatctttctatctttcttttgtttttcgagatggagtattactctgtcgcccaggttggagtgcagtggcatgatctcagctcactgaaacctccgcctcctgagttcaagcaattctcctgccttagcctcccgagtagctgggactacaggcatgtgccgccatgcctggctaattttttgtattttttagtacagatggggtttcatcatgttggcctggctggtcttgaactcttgacttcaggtgatctgcccgccttggcctcccaaagtggcaggattacaggcgtgaccaccatgcccggccagacaGGGAATCTTTCTCTTCTTGCTTGAGGTCTTCCTCTACTGTGTAAGTCACAAcagagaggggagaagagagtTTGTAGTTACCTTGATTTTTTCAACTTCAGTTGTCAGCTCTTGGACCTCATGCAGTAGGCGCTGGTACTTTTGCTGGGGTGTCTCCTTCACTCCCAGACCCTCTCCAAGCTAGAGAGCAAGCACAGAGGGTAATGTTATACATCTCATTATAGGGAGCCTCAAGAATTCATCCACACCCTGGGCCTAAGTCATAAAGGTATCATATCCAATTGAGAATCCACAACACCCTAGTACCAGAGAACTGAGGATAGCCAGAGGGCTGGAGGCTCTCCAGAACAAACAGCAGTGGGGCAGAGGTTCCCTGGCTGCATCCTGCTGCTTCCTCAGGAACAGAGGAGAAACAGAATCCCACCTGTATCCCTTGATCTCCCTACTACATGTCTGCTAGATAGGGTCACTACACCATTcccatcaacacacacacacaacaaaccaTCTCATATTCTCCAGATTCATATCCTGTCCTCTTGGTTTTTCCAATACGATCTGAGAAATCTGCCAAGAAAAGAAGATGGAACTGAAGACCTGATCTAGGCCCAAGGCAGTTGTGGTCTTAGGTGACTGTCCAGGCTTCCATAAAAGATCTCCATGAGGGACCCCTTCCCCCGAGCACAAGTCACTAAGACCTTAGGACAGGAAACCACTTCTCATGCTTACCCTCCAGTCTTCCCCCCACCCAACTTCCAGTCCAGTCTCACCAAGTCCCTTTGTCCCCACTCTCTTGTCCTTGAACTTGTCATAGGCAGCATTAGGATTGACAATGATGTGTTCCACACTTGTGCTTGTCAGCTCCTCCTGCAAGAACAGGGAGTTTAGGACACAGACAGACTCATTCCCACTCTAGAACTTACTCTATCCCACAAAATCCCCAAACCATTAGGTGACTGGGCCCTACTTGTCCAAGGGGAAAGAAGGGTGGCTCTATTCCAAGGTGCATACCCAGGCTCAACCTAGGAAACTGAAGCTTCCTGGTAAATTTGGAGCCTCAGTTGTATAAATATTAACACCCTCATTCAACTGGGAACAGAGGGAGAATAACCTCCCCACCCTCTCTGTACATAAGCCTTCCCATCCCCCCACCCTACCCCTCCCAGTTGTCTGGCACACACCATGCACTCAAGGCAAGAAACCAACCTGACCTCTTttaacctccccctcccaaaaGTAAATCTCCTTGCCCGCTGAGCAAGTTCATTTTAATGCTAACCTCCTATCCTTGCtagaaggaaagaggagggaaggcAGATAATCAAGCCACTAACCCTGAGTGTGAATGTTAGGACTTTAAACCTGCTGAAGGTAAGACACAGCTCTTAGTACAAAAAGAAGGCCAACAGAGGGCCTGACCAGAAGCCTGATTTCCAGGCTGCCATGAGGCCAGCAAATTCAGGGATAGGGAGAAGGGGCAAGGGCTTACTGGATTATCTTTATGGGACATCTCAGAAGCAACTAACATAGGCAATATCTGCTTGCCAAGAGTATCCGTGGGCAAGAGCCACATGTAAGCTTTGAAATGGAGACAGCCCAGCATCTCTTCAGAGATGCTGCAGCACCTGATTTTTCTCCCTGACTCCTCTGCCGTGCTTTCAGCACTGAAGTTCTTCCAAAAACAGGGGACACAGTAGGTGGTAAAAGAGACTTCACCCTAGAAACTGAAGCAGAGAGGTTCCCTCCTTACTAGGTATCTACATGCTGTTCAGATTCCAGTGACAACAGCAAGACTGCACCAAGCACTCCTGACTGCATGTCCCTTTTTCAATTGTCAGAAGCCTGACAGCTCCCAACAGAGTACTGATGGAAGTAGAAGGGAGACCCAGGAGTCCTTTTCTGTTGGGGATGACATTTCCACCATCTACAGGAGGAAGGCAAAATGAACCTTCCTTCTTTCACCTAGAACAATGGTTCTCACCCCAGGCTGCATGTTAGAAtcacttagaaattttttttttttttttaagagacagccAGGCAATGGCGGCTCAAgcctgtctgtagtcccagcactttgggaggccgaggcgggtggatcatttggaATTCGGgtccaagtgatccacccgccttggcttcccaaagttcggccaaggcgggtggatctcaggagttcaagaccagcctgggcaacagagggaaatcccatctctataaaaaatataaaatagctgggcattgtggcacatgcctgtggacccagctactcaggaggctgaggtggaagggtcacttaagcctggcaggtggaggttgcagtaagcagagattatgccactgcactccaggcctgggcaacagagtgagaccctgtctcaaaaaaaaaaaaaaaaagaaaaagagagagaaaagaaaaaaaaaaagaaaaaggcctggGCCCACTTCTAGAGATTCTAATCTGGGGTAGGGCCAGATGTCCAGGTGATTCTAACCTACAGCCAGGACTGAGAACCTCTGCCTCTGTGTAGGTATGTGGGGAGAGGGTGTGAGGGGGACATGGTGGGACATcattgagaaagaaaagcagatagAAGGAagctccttccttcatttctgctctattAGTCAGAGCAGGAATCTGTGTGGGTGGCAGCTTTAAAAATAAGGGAAGAAGGGGGAAAGGACAAATTATCAACTTTGATCTTTACCTCTTCCTCAGGGAATTACTGGGCAAAGGGGCACAAGCTATAgatcaagggaaaaaaaaggactcAATGTCCCATATGCCAGTGCCCAGGGGAAGAGACATTTGAGTCCCAAATGATTATCTCTTTAACCTGTTCTGAAATGTTACGGCCAGAACACCCACCCATCTAATAGCTGTGTGGTCTCTGGCCTCTTATCAACTGAGAAGAGCTCAGGCTAAGGATAGACAACCATCTTCTCTGAAGTTCATACTCAGGAACATGCCACTTCTCCCTGTGAAAGCCCCAATCCAGGCCAATCCCACCCATCCTCTTTTGTTTAATCCTCTTAAAAAAGAGGAATGGGAGGCATAACCTACAGAcccaggaaaaaaattaatcatagCTACCATTTGTTAAGCCCTTATTATGGGCGGGCACTATGCAGATGGGAGCCTACTTTCTTATTTATGTTCCTAAGTAGCGAAAGCAGGGAGTAAAAGAGGGTCAACACACAGACGGTGAGTCTCAGAGGTTCTGGACAGTCACAGGGACAGACAGCATTTTCATTCCTGCTGTGGGAGAGTGTCCTGGGCCAGTTGGGCTACCTGGCGCTGGCATCCTCTGGAGCCTCTCCAAGGCTGTGGCCTGGGGGCACACTCTAGTCCTCCAGTAGCACCTACTCCAGCAGTATCTTGAAGATCTGGGGCATGAATTGGGGGCAGTACAATTACAGTGACTTGTGAGATAGGAAAAGGCTGTGTGTGGGACTGAATAGAGGAACGAAAGATTTAGTAGAATCTAAAGGACAGAGAAACAACTGCTCATCATAGCACACCCCGTTAAAAAGCAGATGAAAGGTCAGGCTTCTTACCAGCTCCTTGTGGTTTCCCCAGAGGTGAGAAAATCAAAAGAGTTAAAAGGAAAGGGAGTGGGGGAATGGGGatgagggagggaaaaaaaagacaaaattgttaTTAGCAAATTGTCACATGCACTACATGACAGTCTTCAAACACACTGCACCACAGGGCCCCAGGGGAGCCTAGTGAAATTTAGGGGCCAAGAAATTTCAGCTGGGGTCACCATATACCCCAAGAGAAAGAACAGCATGAGACCCTTTTCCCTCTGGTGGTGAGGATGTCATGAAGCGTTGCCATTAACAGCAGCAGTttaggatcatctgaaaactagGAGTTAGATGTTACAAGCCAGTGGCATGGAATAGGAAACTGGGGAGAGAAGGCTAAGGTGGCGGGGAAGCTATTAGaaatggcagaagatgaagcagAAGTTAAAGAGATTCTTAGGACTTGTAGCTGATAGAGGGTCAATGATTCTCAGGAGAGGAGTTCCCCTTCTTAGTTCATGGCCCTTGTCTTCCTATC comes from the Macaca mulatta isolate MMU2019108-1 chromosome 11, T2T-MMU8v2.0, whole genome shotgun sequence genome and includes:
- the MBD6 gene encoding methyl-CpG-binding domain protein 6 isoform X1 codes for the protein MNGGNESSGADRAGGPVATSVPIGWQRCVREGAVLYISPSGTELSSLEQTRSYLLSDGTCKCGLECPLNVPKVFNFDPLAPVTLGGAGVGPASEEDMTKLCNHRRKAVAMATLYRSMETTCSHSSPGEGASPQMFHTVSPGPPSARPPCRVPPTTPLNGGPGSLPPEPPPASQAFPTLAGPGGLFPPRLPDPVPSGGSSSPRFLPRGNAPSPAPPPPPAISLNAPSYNWGAALRSSLVPSDLGSPPAPHASSSPPSDPPLFHCSDALTPPPLPPSNNLPAHPGPATQPPVSSATMHLPLVLGPLGGAPTVEGPGAPPFLASSLLSAAAKAQHPPLPPPSTLQGRRPRAPVPSASHSSSLRPSQRRPRRPPTVFRLLEGRGPQTPRRSRPRAPAPVPQPFSLPEPSQPILPSVLSLLGLPTPGPSHSDGSFNLLGSDAHLPPPPTLSSGSPPQPRHPIQSSLPGTTSGSLSSVPGAPAPPAASKAPVVPSPVLQSPSEGLGMGAGPACPLPPLAGGEAFPFPSPEQGLALSGAGFPGMLGALPLPLSLGQPPPSPLLNHSLFGVLAGGGGQPPPEPLLPPPGGPGPPLAPGEPEGPSLLVASLLPPPPSDLLPPPSAPPSNLLASFLPLLALGPTAGDGEGSAEGAGGPSGEPFSGLGDLSPLLFPPLSAPPTLIALNSALLAASLDPPSGTPPQPCVLSAPQPGPPTSSVTTATTDPGASSLGKAPSNSGRPPQLLSPLLGASLLGDLSSLTSSPGALPGLLQPPGSLLSGQLGLQLLPGGGAPPPLSEASSPLACLLQSLQQIPPEQPEAPCLPPESPASALEPEPARPPLSALAPPHGSPDPPVPELLTGRGSGKRGRRGGGGLRGINGEARPARGRKPGSRREPGRLALKWGTRGGFNGQMERSPRRTHHWQHNGELAEGGAEPKDPPPPGPHSEDLKVPPGVVRKSRRGRRRKYNPTRNSNSSRQDITLEPSPTARAAVPLPPRARPGRPAKNKRRKLAP
- the MBD6 gene encoding methyl-CpG-binding domain protein 6 isoform X2; the protein is MNGGNESSGADRAGGPVATSVPIGWQRCVREGAVLYISPSGTELSSLEQTRSYLLSDGTCKCGLECPLNVPKVFNFDPLAPVTLGGAGVGPASEEDMTKLCNHRRKAVAMATLYRSMETTCSHSSPGEGASPQMFHTVSPGPPSARPPCRVPPTTPLNGGPGSLPPEPPPASQAFPTLAGPGGLFPPRLPDPVPSGGSSSPRFLPRGNAPSPAPPPPPAISLNAPSYNWGAALRSSLVPSDLGSPPAPHASSSPPSDPPLFHCSDALTPPPLPPSNNLPAHPGPATQPPVSSATMHLPLVLGPLGGAPTVEGPGAPPFLASSLLSAAAKAQHPPLPPPSTLQGRRPRAPVPSASHSSSLRPSQRRPRRPPTVFRLLEGRGPQTPRRSRPRAPAPVPQPFSLPEPSQPILPSVLSLLGLPTPGPSHSDGSFNLLGSDAHLPPPPTLSSGSPPQPRHPIQSSLPGTTSGSLSSVPGAPAPPAASKAPVVPSPVLQSPSEGLGMGAGPACPLPPLAGGEAFPFPSPEQGLALSGAGFPGMLGALPLPLSLGQPPPSPLLNHSLFGVLAGGGGQPPPEPLLPPPGGPGPPLAPGEPEGPSLLVASLLPPPPSDLLPPPSAPPSNLLASFLPLLALGPTAGDGEGSAEGAGGPSGEPFSGLGDLSPLLFPPLSAPPTLIALNSALLAASLDPPSGTPPQPCVLSAPQPGPPTSSVTTATTDPGASSLGKAPSNSGRPPQLLSPLLGASLLGDLSSLTSSPGALPGLLQPPGSLLSGQLGLQLLPGGGAPPPLSEASSPLACLLQSLQIPPEQPEAPCLPPESPASALEPEPARPPLSALAPPHGSPDPPVPELLTGRGSGKRGRRGGGGLRGINGEARPARGRKPGSRREPGRLALKWGTRGGFNGQMERSPRRTHHWQHNGELAEGGAEPKDPPPPGPHSEDLKVPPGVVRKSRRGRRRKYNPTRNSNSSRQDITLEPSPTARAAVPLPPRARPGRPAKNKRRKLAP